Proteins encoded in a region of the Rhodopirellula islandica genome:
- a CDS encoding DUF1573 domain-containing protein encodes MNADPLAFSQEVKRFELSSARITNSRKIHIGSVPASDTTQISVDVVNDTETAEHFEGIILNCNCAEAKFKEGPLLPGQTKRLTLALTPQKQLRRGQGTVHVSFKRPGAGVSNLRLTLNYAVAGHFSFDSSFATLQYGSKPGSYQFELPVFVDPALDHRLLELNCNDKRVGLSFGDLDQSGAGHIDVDLPPDSGECFAVVSMRHPPTNTQVDCQVLIQPKQHLKLAPARLLFKTNEDGSLQSSLIVIRSLDDDDKDKPNEKQRSPGKPMIEWSFEGQTGFGKVHDVSDSLCRASVEISVATAQKLSDILSEPGGPKAKQPSIRVLVRWGEHSVTEDLSYKIFEKSIADEAGRNE; translated from the coding sequence TTGAATGCAGATCCTCTGGCGTTCAGCCAGGAGGTGAAGCGATTTGAACTCAGCTCCGCAAGGATCACAAACAGCCGTAAGATTCATATCGGCAGTGTCCCAGCATCGGACACAACGCAGATATCGGTTGATGTGGTGAATGACACCGAGACGGCGGAGCATTTCGAAGGGATCATTCTCAACTGCAATTGTGCCGAAGCGAAGTTTAAAGAGGGGCCTTTGCTGCCTGGTCAAACCAAACGCCTCACTCTTGCGTTGACGCCTCAAAAGCAACTCAGGCGAGGACAGGGAACCGTCCATGTTTCGTTCAAGCGACCCGGTGCGGGCGTAAGCAATCTCAGGCTCACCCTGAACTACGCGGTTGCCGGTCACTTCTCTTTCGACAGTTCATTTGCGACCTTGCAGTACGGCAGCAAACCAGGGTCCTATCAATTTGAGCTCCCCGTGTTCGTTGACCCTGCTCTGGATCATCGGCTGCTGGAATTGAACTGCAATGACAAACGAGTTGGCCTCTCATTCGGGGACTTGGATCAATCTGGAGCTGGCCACATTGATGTGGACCTACCACCTGATTCAGGTGAGTGCTTCGCGGTTGTATCCATGCGGCATCCGCCAACCAACACTCAAGTGGATTGCCAAGTGCTCATCCAGCCCAAGCAGCACCTGAAGCTTGCACCCGCACGGTTGCTATTCAAGACCAACGAGGATGGATCGCTCCAATCCTCGCTGATAGTCATTCGGTCCTTGGATGACGATGACAAGGACAAGCCGAATGAGAAACAAAGGTCGCCTGGAAAGCCGATGATCGAATGGAGCTTTGAAGGACAAACAGGGTTCGGCAAGGTGCATGATGTTTCCGATTCTCTCTGCCGTGCTTCGGTGGAGATCTCGGTGGCAACTGCGCAGAAACTGAGCGACATCTTGTCTGAACCGGGCGGCCCAAAAGCAAAACAACCGAGCATCCGAGTTCTGGTTCGATGGGGTGAGCATTCCGTGACCGAAGATCTGTCCTATAAGATTTTCGAGAAATCAATCGCAGACGAAGCAGGCAGAAACGAATGA